One segment of Leptodactylus fuscus isolate aLepFus1 chromosome 7, aLepFus1.hap2, whole genome shotgun sequence DNA contains the following:
- the LOC142213953 gene encoding cholesterol 24-hydroxylase-like isoform X2, with product MDLLGLISWVLLLFLALVVICFLLYCGYIHYQHLKYDHIPGPPRESFFFGHSSTILEYMKNNKLVYDLFLEWAETYGPVVRINALHEVEILTVSPEAVKEYLMSPKYKKDWFYDKLFNMFGVRFMGKGLLNNRDHEQWHMQRRIMDPAFSRTYLKELMGPFNEKAEELMEKLAEKADGKTHVEMHPILSKVTLDVISKVAFGMELNSLDNDRTPFPRAISLVLQAMVEMRNPFIRFSWEKRAFIKEVQESARLLRNTGRECIQRRKKAIQDGAEIPMDILTQILKGAALEGDYDMEDLLDNFITFFIAGHETTANQLAFTVLALAQHPEILEKVQAEVDEVIGAKRDLEYDDLGKLQYLSQVLKETLRLYSTAPGTTRAIEEEITIEGVKIPPKVSLMFNSYVMGRMQQFFPDPLVFNPDRFHPDAPKPYFSYFPFSLGPRTCIGQVFAQMEAKVVMAKLVQRYQFELVEGQSFAIMDSGTLRPMDGVICRLRPRTNSGKSKKVD from the exons CTTTTTCTTTGGACATTCATCCACAATATTGGAGTATATGAAAAACAACAAACTTGTATATGACTTGTTTTTGGAATG GGCTGAGACATATGGCCCAGTTGTACGAATCAATGCTTTACATGAAGTAGAAATTTTGACAGTGAGTCCAGAAGCAGTAAAG GAATATTTGATGTCTCCGAAGTACAAAAAGGATTGGTTTTATGATAAGCTGTTTAATATGTTTGGAGTACG ATTCATGGGAAAAGGCTTATTGAACAATCGGGACCATGAACAGTGGCACATGCAGAGGAGGATTATGGACCCAGCGTTCAGCAGAAC TTATTTGAAAGAATTAATGGGACCTTTCAATGAGAAAGCAGAAGAACTGATGGAGAAACTGGCTGAAAAAGCAGATGGAAAGACCCATGTTGAAATGCATCCTATATTGAGTAAAGTCACCTTAGATGTCATTTCAAAG GTTGCTTTTGGAATGGAGTTGAACTCCTTGGACAATGATCGGACACCATTTCCAAGGGCCATTTCGTTGGTCTTGCAAGCTATGGTGGAGATGAGAAATCCTTTTATTAGG TTCTCATGGGAAAAGCGAGCTTTCATAAAAGAAGTTCAGGAAAGTGCTAGGCTGCTCCGGAACACAGGAAGAGAATGCATTCAGAGGCGGAAAAAAGCCATTCAGGATGGAGCAGAGATTCCTATGGATATTCTCACACAGATACTCAAAGGAGCAG CTCTGGAGGGTGATTATGATATGGAGGATCTACTGGATAACTTCATCACGTTCTTTATAGCAG GACATGAAACAACGGCCAACCAGTTAGCATTTACAGTACTGGCACTGGCGCAACACCCAGAGATACTAGAAAA GGTCCAGGCTGAAGTGGATGAAGTTATTGGTGCCAAACGAGACCTCGAGTATGACGATCTCGGCAAACTACAATATCTGTCCCAG GTTCTTAAAGAGACCCTGCGATTATACTCTACAGCTCCAGGTACTACAAGAGCAATTGAAGAGGAAATTACCATTGAGGGAGTGAAAATCCCACCAAAAGTATCTTTGATG TTTAACTCATACGTCATGGGAAGGATGCAACAGTTTTTTCCAGACCCTCTTGTCTTCAATCCGGACAGATTCCACCCAGATGCTCCCAA GCCATACTTTTCATACTTCCCATTTTCTTTGGGACCACGTACTTGCATTGGTCAAGTCTTTGCACAA atggAAGCAAAGGTTGTCATGGCCAAGCTCGTGCAGAGATATCAGTTTGAGCTGGTGGAAGGACAGAGCTTTGCCATTATGGACTCGGGCACCCTTCGACCCATGGATGGCGTCATCTGCAGGCTGAGACCCAGAACCAACTCGGGAAAATCCAAGAAGGTTGACTAA
- the LOC142213953 gene encoding cholesterol 24-hydroxylase-like isoform X1 yields MELLGLISWVLLFFLALVVICFILYCGYIHYQHLKYDHIPGPPRASFFFGHSSTILEYMKNNKLVYDLFLEWAETYGPVVRINALHEVEILTVSPEAVKEYLMSPKYKKDWFYDKLFNMFGVRFMGKGLLNNRDHEQWHMQRRIMDPAFSRTYLKELMGPFNEKAEELMEKLAEKADGKTHVEMHPILSKVTLDVISKVAFGMELNSLDNDRTPFPRAISLVLQAMVEMRNPFIRFSWEKRAFIKEVQESARLLRNTGRECIQRRKKAIQDGAEIPMDILTQILKGAALEGDYDMEDLLDNFITFFIAGHETTANQLAFTVLALAQHPEILEKVQAEVDEVIGAKRDLEYDDLGKLQYLSQVLKETLRLYSTAPGTTRAIEEEITIEGVKIPPKVSLMFNSYVMGRMQQFFPDPLVFNPDRFHPDAPKPYFSYFPFSLGPRTCIGQVFAQMEAKVVMAKLVQRYQFELVEGQSFAIMDSGTLRPMDGVICRLRPRTNSGKSKKVD; encoded by the exons ATGGAGCTGCTGGGCCTCATTTCCTGGGTTCTTCTGTTTTTCCTGGCCCTGGTTGTCATCtgttttatcctgtactgcggATACATCCATTACCAACATCTGAAGTATGATCACATCCCTGGACCCCCCAGAGCTAG CTTTTTCTTTGGACATTCATCCACAATATTGGAGTATATGAAAAACAACAAACTTGTATATGACTTGTTTTTGGAATG GGCTGAGACATATGGCCCAGTTGTACGAATCAATGCTTTACATGAAGTAGAAATTTTGACAGTGAGTCCAGAAGCAGTAAAG GAATATTTGATGTCTCCGAAGTACAAAAAGGATTGGTTTTATGATAAGCTGTTTAATATGTTTGGAGTACG ATTCATGGGAAAAGGCTTATTGAACAATCGGGACCATGAACAGTGGCACATGCAGAGGAGGATTATGGACCCAGCGTTCAGCAGAAC TTATTTGAAAGAATTAATGGGACCTTTCAATGAGAAAGCAGAAGAACTGATGGAGAAACTGGCTGAAAAAGCAGATGGAAAGACCCATGTTGAAATGCATCCTATATTGAGTAAAGTCACCTTAGATGTCATTTCAAAG GTTGCTTTTGGAATGGAGTTGAACTCCTTGGACAATGATCGGACACCATTTCCAAGGGCCATTTCGTTGGTCTTGCAAGCTATGGTGGAGATGAGAAATCCTTTTATTAGG TTCTCATGGGAAAAGCGAGCTTTCATAAAAGAAGTTCAGGAAAGTGCTAGGCTGCTCCGGAACACAGGAAGAGAATGCATTCAGAGGCGGAAAAAAGCCATTCAGGATGGAGCAGAGATTCCTATGGATATTCTCACACAGATACTCAAAGGAGCAG CTCTGGAGGGTGATTATGATATGGAGGATCTACTGGATAACTTCATCACGTTCTTTATAGCAG GACATGAAACAACGGCCAACCAGTTAGCATTTACAGTACTGGCACTGGCGCAACACCCAGAGATACTAGAAAA GGTCCAGGCTGAAGTGGATGAAGTTATTGGTGCCAAACGAGACCTCGAGTATGACGATCTCGGCAAACTACAATATCTGTCCCAG GTTCTTAAAGAGACCCTGCGATTATACTCTACAGCTCCAGGTACTACAAGAGCAATTGAAGAGGAAATTACCATTGAGGGAGTGAAAATCCCACCAAAAGTATCTTTGATG TTTAACTCATACGTCATGGGAAGGATGCAACAGTTTTTTCCAGACCCTCTTGTCTTCAATCCGGACAGATTCCACCCAGATGCTCCCAA GCCATACTTTTCATACTTCCCATTTTCTTTGGGACCACGTACTTGCATTGGTCAAGTCTTTGCACAA atggAAGCAAAGGTTGTCATGGCCAAGCTCGTGCAGAGATATCAGTTTGAGCTGGTGGAAGGACAGAGCTTTGCCATTATGGACTCGGGCACCCTTCGACCCATGGATGGCGTCATCTGCAGGCTGAGACCCAGAACCAACTCGGGAAAATCCAAGAAGGTTGACTAA